The following coding sequences lie in one Corynebacterium anserum genomic window:
- a CDS encoding DUF3817 domain-containing protein encodes MSTPVHPARQKRVAKSLKFYSTMAIITGIWLLVLVAEMIIKYIILGNGNQPTWFSYIGPTHGLFFMLYAISCLDLGTKARWEPAKWLTTMLAGVVPFLSFYVEKKRRNEVVTAFKLDDLA; translated from the coding sequence ATGAGCACCCCTGTGCACCCAGCGCGTCAGAAGCGCGTCGCCAAGAGTCTAAAGTTCTACTCCACCATGGCTATTATCACCGGTATTTGGTTGCTGGTTCTGGTCGCGGAAATGATCATCAAGTACATCATTTTGGGCAACGGGAACCAGCCAACCTGGTTTTCCTATATCGGCCCCACGCATGGTTTGTTCTTCATGCTCTACGCCATCTCATGCCTCGATTTGGGCACTAAGGCTCGCTGGGAGCCTGCGAAATGGTTAACGACGATGCTCGCTGGCGTCGTGCCATTTCTCAGCTTCTACGTTGAAAAGAAGCGCCGCAACGAGGTTGTCACCGCATTTAAGCTTGACGACTTGGCATAG
- a CDS encoding phosphatase PAP2 family protein — protein MSEVFPVLKFGRTWSVAIGAFFITVAFVIGMLTRWWLVVDGDNDVLAEFIEHRSSWATVVMKAATTLFNPVSAIVFSLLAGAVAWSWTKQWKKGAYIVASVAVSGAITQVLKRVFERSRPPRLDQILLETDFSFPSGHATAVAALAVGIVLFLSYRGYHRRLEFVVLAIAAVIIATVAASRLYLGAHWFSDILAGTLIGAGTALVLIPILPASARSRSISATS, from the coding sequence GTGAGTGAGGTTTTCCCTGTGTTGAAGTTTGGGCGCACGTGGTCTGTGGCAATCGGCGCCTTTTTCATTACCGTTGCTTTTGTTATTGGCATGCTTACCCGTTGGTGGTTGGTCGTGGATGGCGATAACGACGTCCTCGCGGAATTCATTGAGCACCGCTCTTCGTGGGCAACCGTTGTTATGAAGGCCGCTACGACTTTGTTCAATCCTGTGTCAGCGATAGTCTTTTCCCTCCTCGCTGGAGCGGTCGCGTGGTCGTGGACTAAACAGTGGAAGAAAGGGGCTTATATCGTTGCATCCGTTGCGGTCTCGGGTGCTATTACCCAGGTACTCAAGCGTGTTTTCGAGCGATCCCGCCCGCCCCGGCTCGACCAAATCCTCCTTGAGACTGACTTCAGTTTCCCCTCTGGCCATGCTACCGCTGTTGCGGCTCTTGCCGTGGGCATTGTTTTGTTCCTGAGTTATCGCGGCTATCATCGCCGTCTAGAGTTTGTAGTCCTTGCAATCGCTGCTGTCATTATCGCCACGGTTGCCGCATCACGGCTCTACCTGGGGGCTCACTGGTTTAGTGACATCTTAGCCGGCACTCTCATCGGCGCCGGTACGGCGTTGGTGCTCATTCCGATTCTCCCGGCATCAGCACGTTCCCGTTCAATCTCAGCAACTTCGTGA
- a CDS encoding heavy-metal-associated domain-containing protein: MSTENYIVEGMSCGHCEAAVTQEMQKLAGVSDIQVSASSGTLSFQSDGTVAEADVIAAVDEAGFDATRA, from the coding sequence ATGAGCACTGAGAATTACATCGTTGAGGGCATGAGTTGCGGCCATTGCGAAGCGGCGGTGACGCAAGAGATGCAGAAGTTGGCAGGTGTGAGCGATATTCAGGTGTCGGCTTCTTCCGGTACTTTGAGTTTCCAATCGGATGGAACGGTGGCAGAGGCTGATGTTATTGCCGCTGTGGATGAGGCGGGCTTCGACGCCACACGTGCCTAA
- a CDS encoding single-stranded DNA-binding protein produces the protein MDMAYTFIAGRLTGEPDSKQVGDGNRVTTFRLAVNHGYRGDNGEWIEKEPTYIQVQCWGRLAENTNLTFTKGMPVLVVGRLETSSWVAVDERGHEEKRSIQRINATYAGPDLNERTAQVHFDRVKLLRVKEAHEERERHEAEQSGQMHEDKQQREALLAGKLESTRAGSRESAPMHTPETTFAGNEEKAAVPF, from the coding sequence ATGGATATGGCGTATACATTTATCGCGGGACGGCTGACCGGGGAGCCAGATAGTAAGCAGGTAGGCGATGGTAATCGCGTGACGACGTTTAGGCTTGCCGTCAACCACGGATACCGGGGCGACAACGGTGAATGGATTGAAAAGGAACCCACATATATCCAGGTGCAATGTTGGGGAAGGCTTGCAGAAAATACCAATCTGACGTTCACAAAAGGCATGCCCGTGCTCGTGGTGGGCAGGCTAGAAACATCCTCGTGGGTCGCGGTTGATGAGCGTGGACACGAAGAAAAACGCTCGATTCAACGCATCAATGCCACATATGCGGGGCCAGACCTCAATGAACGCACGGCACAAGTGCATTTTGACCGTGTGAAACTGCTCCGCGTCAAAGAAGCCCATGAAGAAAGAGAGCGGCACGAGGCTGAACAATCAGGGCAGATGCACGAGGATAAGCAGCAGCGTGAAGCACTATTAGCGGGAAAACTGGAATCGACTCGCGCCGGATCCCGTGAATCAGCACCAATGCACACTCCAGAAACAACCTTTGCCGGAAACGAAGAAAAAGCGGCGGTGCCGTTTTAA
- the cmrA gene encoding mycolate reductase (Catalyzes the final step in mycolic acid biosynthesis.): protein MAFMAKNSSSHKIPAPTPDSYAVVTGASSGIGRAIALELGRRGHNLILVARTTGPMEELASQLPSVDVQIRSVDLADSKARAAFIQELTSTNVHIIINSAGIATFGNFFDLDYEYERKQFELNATALFELTAAVIPSMVEAGKGGIVNVGSAAGNMAIPGNATYVGTKAMVNTFTEALHYELKPTGVACTLLAPGPVREESKNSNDLTEVDAAVPDFLWTTYEDCAIDTLNALDQGKLRVVPGPLSKAMNMVSTYVPRRITAPIIGKFYSKMAADEATKETNK from the coding sequence ATGGCTTTTATGGCGAAAAACTCATCCTCCCATAAGATTCCGGCGCCCACCCCTGACTCCTACGCAGTCGTCACAGGTGCTTCTTCGGGTATTGGCCGAGCCATTGCGCTAGAGCTGGGGCGCCGGGGTCACAACCTCATCCTCGTTGCCCGTACAACCGGCCCAATGGAAGAACTTGCCTCACAACTGCCCAGCGTGGATGTGCAGATCCGTTCAGTCGACCTTGCCGATAGCAAGGCACGAGCAGCTTTCATACAAGAGCTCACGTCCACCAACGTGCACATCATCATTAATTCCGCGGGTATCGCAACGTTCGGCAACTTCTTCGACTTGGACTACGAGTATGAGCGTAAGCAATTTGAACTCAATGCCACGGCTCTGTTCGAACTCACCGCCGCAGTTATTCCTTCCATGGTGGAGGCGGGAAAGGGGGGAATAGTCAACGTCGGATCAGCCGCAGGCAATATGGCGATTCCCGGTAACGCCACCTATGTCGGCACCAAAGCGATGGTGAATACTTTCACCGAAGCGCTCCATTATGAGCTCAAGCCCACCGGCGTCGCATGTACTTTGCTCGCTCCCGGGCCAGTCCGGGAGGAAAGCAAGAACAGCAACGACCTCACCGAAGTGGACGCAGCTGTCCCCGACTTTCTCTGGACCACGTACGAAGACTGTGCCATTGACACACTCAATGCGCTCGATCAAGGAAAGTTACGCGTAGTTCCAGGCCCATTGTCCAAGGCAATGAATATGGTATCCACCTATGTTCCACGCCGTATCACCGCACCGATAATCGGAAAGTTTTACTCAAAGATGGCTGCCGACGAGGCTACGAAGGAGACCAACAAATAA
- a CDS encoding flavin reductase family protein — MNQSLPQHDDLPRAFRNVFRGHPAGVTLITATVDGKPVGITATSVSSLSLDPLAVSFSFMKSTGSAHALLRAESLLIHFLSDQHAHVAASFATSGSDRFSPEQGWVTAITGEPYLPGSRAVLRVRILDTAKSGDATLVAAEVTEVHNLKEASALVYQGHRFYSIENARPLASENPKPLRSD, encoded by the coding sequence GTGAACCAGTCCCTTCCCCAGCATGACGATTTGCCTCGCGCATTTCGCAATGTATTCAGGGGTCATCCGGCTGGCGTCACCCTGATCACCGCGACCGTCGACGGAAAACCGGTGGGAATTACTGCGACGTCAGTCTCCTCCCTGTCGCTCGACCCACTCGCTGTGAGTTTTTCATTCATGAAGTCCACTGGTTCAGCACATGCTCTTCTGCGCGCCGAGTCGTTGCTGATCCACTTTCTGTCCGATCAACACGCTCACGTCGCAGCAAGCTTCGCGACATCCGGGAGTGACCGTTTCTCCCCCGAACAGGGTTGGGTCACAGCCATCACCGGCGAACCCTATCTTCCCGGTTCACGGGCTGTTCTCCGCGTAAGAATCCTCGATACGGCCAAATCGGGCGACGCTACCCTTGTAGCCGCGGAAGTCACCGAGGTTCACAACCTCAAAGAAGCCTCCGCGCTTGTGTACCAGGGGCACCGTTTCTACAGCATTGAAAACGCCAGACCACTCGCTTCCGAAAACCCTAAGCCTTTGCGCTCTGATTAA
- a CDS encoding DUF3618 domain-containing protein: MARSVDAIQRDIERTRNQLAKTLDELSVRAAPKNFANDAKAQALGTVKDPKVQMIAGGVALGIVTLTALLISSKRKEKKQIKEIQRLLAATR, translated from the coding sequence GTGGCCCGTAGTGTCGATGCCATCCAGCGCGATATTGAGCGCACCCGTAACCAGCTCGCTAAAACTCTGGATGAGCTTTCTGTGCGCGCCGCCCCAAAGAACTTTGCTAACGATGCCAAGGCGCAGGCCTTGGGCACCGTGAAAGATCCAAAGGTTCAGATGATTGCCGGCGGCGTTGCTCTGGGTATTGTGACCCTGACTGCTTTGCTCATCTCCTCTAAGCGAAAGGAGAAGAAGCAAATTAAGGAGATTCAGCGACTCCTTGCAGCTACTCGCTAA
- a CDS encoding cytochrome c oxidase assembly protein codes for MSEQTATHRPQDVKQPAENKSAPRMKSPALVYVIAAVLAGLVAAIIGYSFTGASLAVLGVPDPGIVTTFGFPLLRAAGTLVACIGVGGFLMSALGTPPRKDGYLDLDGFRASRTGTWAMFLWGIIALFMIPMSLSDVSGQPFSETLQLPYWSVALEQVSSAKAWEWVAIFAIFVAVVSLLTRKWIWQPVFLAISLLSLIPLALDGHSAAGGNHDYGVNSLLWHVLMAALWIGGLIALIAHAQRRGPYLAVITKRYSFLALCAIIALGLSGVVNASLRVAWNEWLTTGYGLVVFSKLVLTVALGVCGYFHRKKIIPLLEAGEDASGKGSDAQRKPFIRLAVVEVLIMAVTMGVAVSLSRIPPPLPAQLDLTRQDVLLGYTITEPPSLMAFITNFRFDLVFGVGALLLQAVYLWAYFTLKNRGVQWPMSRLLWWTGGNVLLLITTSSGLGMYAMAMFGPHMLQHMLLSMAIPIFWVLGGPMTLLLRALPPAGRDGVPGPREWLVVFINNPFSRFLTNPIVAGVQFVVGFYYLYLSPLFNWMAPQHGGHLFMMLHFIISGYIFYWVIIGVDAAPRQLSPFVKMMTLLAATAFHAWFGIAMMQMSQPLNEAFYESLGLPFEVDLMHQQLVGGGIAWAIGELPLIIVSIAHGVQWVRTDRRESERYDRKEARTGEQDLSSYNEMLAALAAGGENASLSQYYNAQYNQDEVQSAFHTAKYKRQHRHRNSPSQTDGAGGSEDS; via the coding sequence ATGTCGGAACAGACTGCAACGCACAGGCCACAAGATGTGAAACAACCTGCAGAAAACAAGTCAGCGCCAAGGATGAAATCCCCGGCCTTGGTGTATGTAATCGCTGCGGTGTTGGCAGGTTTGGTAGCCGCGATTATCGGCTATTCCTTTACGGGTGCATCTCTTGCGGTACTCGGAGTTCCGGATCCGGGCATAGTCACGACGTTCGGTTTTCCACTCTTAAGGGCAGCGGGAACTCTGGTTGCGTGCATAGGAGTAGGAGGCTTCCTTATGTCAGCTCTAGGAACTCCGCCACGCAAGGATGGATACCTAGATCTGGATGGCTTCCGAGCTTCCCGCACCGGCACTTGGGCGATGTTCCTGTGGGGCATTATCGCTTTATTTATGATCCCCATGAGCCTGTCGGATGTATCCGGTCAACCATTTTCTGAAACTCTCCAACTTCCGTACTGGTCTGTCGCATTGGAGCAGGTCTCTTCTGCCAAAGCATGGGAATGGGTGGCTATCTTCGCCATCTTTGTGGCAGTTGTTTCTTTACTCACTCGCAAATGGATATGGCAGCCGGTGTTCCTGGCTATTTCACTGCTGTCGCTGATTCCGCTGGCGCTCGATGGCCACTCCGCAGCTGGCGGTAACCATGACTATGGTGTGAATTCCTTGCTATGGCACGTCTTGATGGCTGCTTTATGGATCGGCGGTCTTATCGCGCTGATTGCCCACGCACAGCGGCGAGGACCTTATCTTGCGGTGATTACTAAGCGGTATAGCTTTTTGGCGTTGTGCGCAATAATCGCGCTGGGGCTGTCCGGTGTGGTTAACGCTTCACTCCGCGTGGCGTGGAATGAGTGGTTGACCACGGGATATGGCCTGGTTGTCTTTTCCAAGCTCGTGTTGACCGTCGCGCTAGGTGTATGCGGTTACTTCCACCGTAAGAAGATTATCCCGTTGTTGGAGGCGGGCGAAGACGCGTCGGGTAAAGGTAGCGATGCTCAGCGTAAGCCGTTCATTCGCTTGGCCGTGGTTGAGGTGTTGATCATGGCTGTCACCATGGGTGTGGCGGTCTCGCTCTCCCGTATCCCTCCGCCGCTTCCAGCTCAACTGGATCTCACACGCCAAGATGTGTTGCTGGGGTACACCATTACGGAGCCGCCAAGCTTAATGGCGTTTATCACGAACTTCCGTTTTGATCTGGTTTTCGGTGTGGGGGCCTTACTTCTGCAGGCCGTGTACCTCTGGGCCTATTTCACCTTGAAGAACCGCGGTGTGCAGTGGCCTATGTCGCGTCTGCTGTGGTGGACTGGTGGCAATGTTTTGCTGTTGATCACCACGTCCTCGGGGCTTGGAATGTATGCGATGGCGATGTTTGGGCCGCACATGTTGCAGCACATGCTGCTCTCGATGGCCATCCCGATTTTCTGGGTTTTGGGCGGGCCTATGACTTTGCTCTTGCGTGCCCTTCCACCGGCTGGTCGCGATGGCGTACCTGGCCCGCGTGAATGGCTCGTTGTTTTCATTAACAACCCGTTTTCTCGGTTCCTCACCAATCCGATTGTTGCGGGTGTGCAGTTTGTGGTTGGTTTCTACTATCTGTATCTGTCGCCACTGTTTAACTGGATGGCTCCACAGCACGGCGGCCACCTGTTTATGATGCTGCACTTCATCATCTCGGGCTATATTTTCTACTGGGTCATCATTGGTGTCGACGCAGCTCCTCGTCAGTTGTCGCCTTTCGTGAAGATGATGACGCTGTTGGCTGCGACTGCGTTCCACGCATGGTTCGGTATCGCCATGATGCAGATGAGCCAGCCGCTTAATGAGGCATTCTATGAATCACTCGGATTACCGTTCGAGGTTGATCTGATGCATCAACAGCTAGTAGGTGGCGGTATTGCATGGGCAATCGGAGAGCTTCCGCTGATTATCGTTTCCATTGCGCATGGTGTGCAGTGGGTACGGACGGATCGCCGGGAGTCGGAGCGTTATGACCGCAAGGAGGCTCGTACGGGAGAACAGGATTTGTCCTCCTACAACGAGATGTTGGCTGCTCTGGCGGCGGGGGGTGAGAATGCGTCGTTGAGCCAGTACTACAACGCACAATATAACCAGGACGAGGTGCAAAGTGCCTTTCACACGGCCAAGTACAAGCGTCAGCATCGTCATCGCAATTCACCGTCACAGACGGACGGAGCCGGAGGCAGTGAAGACTCGTAA
- a CDS encoding AbrB family transcriptional regulator: MSERQSRQADRASGIFTRWARLAGLAVLAIIGGVLGEKVGVPAAWIFSFLVVFGMYAIFGDERVTPPKKAMIPSQAIISLLCAAPLATVGISSAASYVGAVIISLMTTFAVCALGSWLLVHCRKVTPATSVLSTMAGGASGMVMLANEMDDADIRFVTLTQYLRLSIVVLTLPAMVQLLGGIHSNGGGAGDIGEHTAWWDTSWQPVIGVVCTIAVVWLFTRATRRWFTVSSPYLLLSIAFLIVAHVIGLPAQFLTPDGLVVDVAYALIGIQAGGTLTKSALRQFARALPIIVNVVLLMIVSSLLAALGISALWDLTVLDSYLATVPGGIYAVLAFAHEAGSDPVVTVVQVMRMIAMLVVGAYAPQIIDTLRRRSEKTH; the protein is encoded by the coding sequence ATGAGTGAACGTCAATCCCGGCAGGCAGATAGAGCCTCCGGGATTTTCACACGTTGGGCTCGTTTAGCGGGTTTGGCGGTGCTAGCTATCATCGGCGGAGTACTCGGTGAGAAGGTAGGCGTGCCCGCCGCATGGATTTTCAGTTTCCTTGTGGTGTTTGGGATGTATGCGATCTTCGGAGATGAACGGGTGACTCCTCCGAAGAAAGCGATGATTCCTTCGCAGGCGATCATCTCCCTACTATGTGCCGCGCCTCTGGCGACCGTGGGGATTTCTTCGGCTGCCAGTTACGTCGGCGCGGTGATTATCTCTTTGATGACGACCTTCGCCGTGTGTGCGTTGGGGTCCTGGTTGCTTGTGCATTGTCGTAAAGTCACCCCGGCGACGTCCGTGTTGTCAACGATGGCTGGCGGAGCATCCGGCATGGTGATGCTTGCGAATGAGATGGACGACGCAGACATACGCTTTGTCACGCTCACGCAATATCTGCGGTTATCCATCGTGGTACTTACTCTGCCTGCCATGGTTCAGCTGCTCGGAGGGATCCACTCCAATGGTGGAGGTGCGGGAGATATCGGCGAACACACCGCTTGGTGGGATACCAGTTGGCAGCCGGTTATTGGCGTGGTGTGCACCATTGCCGTGGTGTGGTTATTTACGCGTGCCACGAGGCGCTGGTTTACGGTGTCCTCGCCTTATTTGTTGCTGTCAATCGCTTTTCTTATTGTCGCGCATGTCATCGGTTTGCCCGCTCAGTTTTTAACCCCGGACGGTCTGGTGGTGGATGTGGCCTATGCCCTGATTGGTATTCAGGCGGGTGGGACCTTGACGAAAAGCGCATTGCGGCAGTTTGCACGGGCTTTGCCGATCATCGTGAACGTGGTGCTGTTGATGATTGTTAGTTCCTTGCTCGCTGCGTTGGGGATTAGCGCGTTGTGGGATCTTACAGTGTTGGATAGCTACCTAGCCACCGTGCCCGGAGGAATCTATGCAGTGCTGGCATTTGCGCACGAAGCGGGTTCTGACCCGGTTGTGACAGTAGTTCAGGTGATGCGCATGATAGCCATGCTTGTTGTTGGTGCTTATGCACCGCAGATTATTGACACACTGCGGCGTCGGTCAGAGAAAACGCATTGA
- a CDS encoding L,D-transpeptidase: MRLFCRTGTLHHARRVFASVAVAATVLSTAACTIDNNGGHGDDQPAAEKSSVEFQSNVKDGDTDVAVADLITVSSSEKLGDVSLTNDAGKQVKGTLSEDGKKWTAKEKLGYGRSYELKAKSEDKSYDASFTTQSPASQTSAALSPLYGSTVGIGQSISFHFDTPITDRKAVQKLIDIETTPKVEGAFYWISSTSLRWRPEEYWKPGTKVHVKANFYGEDLGDGVYGQEDREASFTIGDAMRAVVDDAAKTMTIYKNGKVVQTMPVSNGRDGGRWATPNGIYQVGDQYEKLLMDSETFGYSHEDGGYRTDVKYATQLSYSGVYIHAAPWSVWAQGKQNTSHGCVNVSDANAKWVYDNMKRGDIVEVKNSTGSTFDGHDGLGDWNIPWSTWSKGNADK, from the coding sequence ATGCGTCTCTTTTGTCGAACCGGAACATTGCACCATGCCCGTCGCGTCTTCGCCAGCGTTGCTGTTGCGGCGACGGTGCTGAGCACTGCTGCCTGCACCATTGATAATAACGGTGGGCATGGGGATGATCAGCCGGCCGCTGAGAAGTCCTCCGTCGAGTTTCAGTCCAATGTGAAAGATGGCGATACGGATGTGGCTGTCGCTGATCTGATCACCGTCTCCTCCTCCGAGAAACTGGGGGATGTGTCTTTGACTAACGACGCCGGGAAGCAGGTCAAGGGCACTCTGTCTGAGGATGGCAAGAAGTGGACTGCAAAGGAAAAGCTCGGGTATGGCCGCTCATACGAGCTCAAAGCGAAGTCGGAGGACAAGTCTTATGATGCGAGCTTCACTACGCAGTCCCCGGCTTCCCAGACTAGTGCTGCGCTTTCTCCGCTTTACGGTTCCACTGTGGGGATTGGTCAGTCCATAAGCTTTCACTTCGATACTCCCATCACCGACCGCAAGGCTGTGCAGAAGCTCATCGATATTGAAACCACGCCAAAGGTAGAGGGCGCGTTCTATTGGATCTCCTCTACTTCGCTGCGTTGGCGCCCGGAAGAGTATTGGAAGCCCGGCACGAAGGTGCATGTGAAAGCCAACTTTTATGGCGAGGATTTAGGCGACGGTGTGTATGGCCAGGAGGATCGTGAAGCTAGCTTCACAATTGGCGACGCCATGCGTGCCGTCGTTGACGACGCTGCGAAGACCATGACGATTTACAAAAACGGTAAGGTCGTGCAGACCATGCCGGTATCCAACGGTCGTGACGGTGGCCGCTGGGCTACCCCGAACGGGATATACCAGGTTGGTGACCAATATGAGAAGTTACTGATGGATTCCGAAACCTTCGGATACTCTCATGAGGACGGTGGCTACCGTACTGACGTCAAATATGCGACTCAGCTCAGTTATTCCGGCGTCTATATTCACGCAGCGCCATGGTCTGTGTGGGCTCAGGGTAAGCAAAACACCTCACACGGTTGTGTGAATGTTTCTGACGCCAACGCCAAATGGGTGTATGACAACATGAAGCGAGGCGACATTGTGGAAGTGAAGAACAGCACTGGTTCCACATTCGACGGTCACGACGGTTTGGGTGACTGGAACATCCCATGGTCCACGTGGAGCAAGGGAAACGCTGACAAGTAG
- the orn gene encoding oligoribonuclease: MANPATASTPHQIAKQDRIVWADCEMTGLDPDRHVLVEIAVIVTDADLHPLDEGIDIVIHATEEELAHMDDFVTKMHGNSGLTEQIRESTVSLRDAEQQCVEYIKRFVPVSGQAPLAGNSIATDRTFIARYMPELDNYLHYRMIDVSSIKELSRRWHPRIYNAQPTKGMAHRALADIRESIRELAFYRTAMFISDAPSTGVLKEIAQQVTEQYPV; the protein is encoded by the coding sequence ATGGCGAACCCCGCTACAGCTTCCACCCCGCATCAGATTGCGAAACAGGATCGCATCGTCTGGGCCGACTGCGAGATGACCGGCCTCGATCCAGATCGTCATGTGCTGGTCGAGATCGCGGTGATTGTCACCGATGCTGATCTACACCCGCTGGACGAGGGCATCGACATCGTCATCCACGCTACTGAGGAGGAGCTCGCGCATATGGATGACTTTGTTACCAAGATGCACGGCAACTCGGGTCTCACAGAGCAAATCCGTGAGTCGACGGTTTCCTTACGCGATGCGGAACAACAGTGCGTGGAGTACATCAAGCGTTTTGTTCCCGTTTCCGGGCAAGCCCCACTAGCGGGCAATTCCATCGCCACGGACCGGACTTTTATCGCTCGGTATATGCCTGAATTGGATAACTACCTGCACTATCGCATGATCGATGTGTCCAGTATCAAGGAGCTGTCTCGCCGCTGGCATCCACGCATTTACAATGCACAACCAACCAAAGGCATGGCTCACCGTGCGTTAGCGGATATCCGCGAATCCATTCGTGAGCTTGCTTTCTACCGCACTGCCATGTTCATTTCCGATGCACCGAGTACCGGAGTGCTCAAGGAGATTGCTCAGCAGGTCACCGAACAGTACCCGGTGTAA
- the bcp gene encoding thioredoxin-dependent thiol peroxidase: protein MTENNTAVRLEEGVAAPDFTLVNADGEKVSLADFKRKKVIIYFYPKADTPGCTTEACDFRDSLTQLNGQDIAVVGISPDQPEALKKFSDKYELTFPLLSDADKTVMKAYGAFGEKKNYGKVVQGVIRSTFLVDEEGTIALAKYNVKATGHVARIIKEIGA from the coding sequence ATGACTGAAAACAACACTGCTGTTCGTTTAGAAGAAGGTGTGGCTGCACCGGATTTCACATTGGTAAACGCCGATGGCGAGAAAGTTTCGCTGGCCGATTTCAAGCGTAAGAAGGTCATCATTTACTTCTATCCCAAAGCCGATACACCAGGGTGTACCACAGAAGCCTGTGACTTCCGCGACTCGCTCACCCAGCTCAACGGTCAGGACATCGCAGTGGTAGGCATTTCGCCCGATCAGCCTGAAGCGCTTAAAAAGTTTAGCGATAAGTATGAATTAACTTTCCCCCTCCTGTCCGACGCAGACAAGACCGTCATGAAGGCCTATGGAGCCTTCGGGGAGAAGAAAAACTACGGCAAAGTTGTGCAGGGTGTCATTCGCTCCACCTTCCTCGTCGATGAAGAAGGCACCATCGCCCTGGCCAAGTACAACGTCAAAGCTACCGGCCACGTAGCCCGGATCATCAAAGAAATCGGTGCCTAG
- a CDS encoding MFS transporter, with protein sequence MAFPYFAAKFLSTFALSIPHAILTPILLSKGLSLSEILKLQVAFSICVLLFEIPSGAIADIIDRRIVYVASRAILAIFFIAVMLGSGFYFLLSIWSIYGIANALESGTLDAALVNNAKNQKRNHPTSEGRVSWLVRRESQFNFSGMLFGSVTGAISYPYIGYNIYLFSFCATVLAIVSVVLFFHIPEQKPQFNSDFKFSLGKLKHHVDDTTVEMRQSPLLKRFLLLTVLIESFMQLHMQLWQAIALENSIGENRLFLLYATFIAISAFSSTFRAEKIIGSTTGAATVLLAVTVCIFSLHKYTGHLYVISYAIIVFFLIIFLNYCTIGVRRNSSIERIGSVTSLVSVCSRIGSITTLIISSQIIEHISATQVFCYGSALITVILTAFGLFIRLSRSS encoded by the coding sequence GTGGCATTTCCCTACTTTGCAGCGAAATTTTTATCAACATTTGCACTCTCCATCCCGCACGCGATATTAACCCCTATACTATTATCTAAAGGATTATCCCTATCTGAGATACTAAAGCTTCAGGTTGCATTCAGCATCTGCGTATTACTATTCGAGATTCCGAGTGGTGCAATTGCAGACATTATCGATCGACGAATAGTGTACGTCGCTTCTCGCGCTATCCTTGCGATCTTCTTTATCGCAGTAATGCTAGGCAGTGGGTTTTATTTTCTACTTTCCATCTGGTCAATATACGGCATTGCAAACGCTCTAGAATCAGGAACATTAGATGCCGCACTTGTCAACAACGCAAAGAACCAAAAAAGAAATCATCCTACATCAGAAGGTCGTGTTTCTTGGCTCGTAAGACGAGAATCTCAATTTAATTTTTCAGGCATGTTATTCGGTAGTGTAACAGGGGCGATCTCCTACCCATATATAGGATATAACATCTATCTATTTTCTTTTTGCGCCACTGTTCTCGCCATCGTGTCCGTAGTTCTCTTCTTCCATATCCCAGAACAGAAACCACAGTTTAACTCAGATTTTAAGTTCTCTTTGGGAAAGCTGAAGCATCACGTCGATGACACCACTGTAGAAATGAGACAGTCTCCCTTATTAAAGAGATTCCTACTTCTCACGGTACTCATTGAATCTTTTATGCAGTTACACATGCAATTATGGCAGGCCATTGCCTTGGAAAACAGCATAGGAGAGAACCGCCTTTTCCTTCTTTACGCAACATTCATTGCAATCTCAGCATTTAGCTCAACTTTCCGAGCTGAGAAGATTATTGGCAGTACAACAGGAGCAGCTACCGTTTTATTAGCGGTTACAGTATGCATTTTTTCGCTTCATAAGTATACCGGTCACCTCTACGTCATTTCCTATGCGATTATAGTATTCTTTCTTATAATCTTTCTCAATTACTGCACTATTGGGGTTCGGCGAAACTCTTCCATTGAAAGAATCGGATCAGTAACCTCTCTAGTGAGCGTATGCAGTCGAATAGGATCTATAACAACACTCATCATCTCAAGCCAGATTATTGAGCACATATCTGCCACTCAGGTTTTCTGCTACGGCAGCGCCTTAATTACTGTCATACTTACAGCTTTTGGGCTATTTATTCGTCTCTCACGGTCTTCATGA